The genome window gatCTATTGGGGGATGGAGATCCATCATGGGGTAGTGATCTATTGGGGAATGGAGATCCATcatggggttgtgggtagtgatCTACTGGGGAATGTAGATCCATcatggggttgtgggtagtgatCTACTGGGGAATGTAGATCCATcatggggttgtgggtagtgatCTATTGGGGAATGTAGATCCATcatggggttgtgggtagtgatCTATTGGGGAATGGAGATCCATCATGGAGTTGTGGGTAGTGATCTATTGGGGATTGTAGATCCATcatggggttgtgggtagtgatCTATTGGGGAATGGAGATCCATcatggggttgtgggtagtgatCTATTGGGGAATGTAGATCCATCATGAGGTTGTGGGTTGTGATCTATTGGGGAATGTAGATCCATCATGGGGTTATGGGTAGTGATCTATTGGGGAATGGAGATCCATcatggggttgtgggtagtgatCTATTGGGGAATGTAGATCCATCATGGGGTAGTGATCTACTGGGGAATGGAGATCCATCATGGGATTGTGGGTAGTGATCTTGCTAAGTTGTACTCACTTCTAACCATCGTCCTGATTCAAACAGTTTACAACATGTTTGTATGTgattagaagagagagagagagagagagagagagagagagagagagagagagagagagagagagagagagagagggagagtgggagagagagagagagagacagagagagagagacagagagagagagagagaaagagagagacagagagagagagagagaaagagaaagagaaagagagagagagacagagacagagacagagacagagacagagacagagacagagacagagagagagagagggagagtgggagagagagagagagagagagagagagagagagagagagagagagagagagagagagagagagagagagagagagagagagagagagacagagagagagagagagagagagagagagagagagagagcgagtgagagacagagacagagacagagagagagagacagagagagagagagagagacagagagagagagagagagagcaacaacaGGCGACAAGCATGGGCAAGAGATAATCCACCGTCTTACATAGATTTTGCACGGTCTgcaatcctgtgtgtgtgtgtgtgtgtgtgtgtgtgtgtgtgtgtgtgtgtgtgtgtgtgtgtgtgtgtgtgtgtgtgtgtgtgtgtgtgtgtgtgtgtgtgtgtgtgtgtgtgtgtgtgtgtgtgtgtgtgtgtgtgtgtgtgtgtgtgtgtgtgttctctcacacTTGCTGTTTGTGTGACAGATACCGTCTCCTGTGGAGAGCTTAGGTTCTGTGTGAATACCGACCCTCAGTCAACAGCTGTTCCCTGAATTCACTCCACACTGGAGTCTTATGGACTTCCCTCTCTACAACAGTAGATCACAACCCCTTCTTCTGCCCCTCCTTCCATCCTgccttccttctctcccccttatctccctctctacaACAGCACACACTCCCCCCCTCCTTCTGTCCCTTCTTCCATCCTgctttccttctctcccccttatctccttctctccctccttataTCCTTTCTTCCATCCTgccatccttctctcccccttatctccttctctccccccttatctccttctctccttctctcccccttatctccttatctccttctctccccccttatctccttctctccttctctcccccttatctccttatctccttctctccctccttatctccttctctctctctctctctccctccttctctctctctctctctgtccttctctcctcctcccctctctccctgtccccgtGCTACggtacacactctccctctctacacacccccccccccccccattctccaACTCTTTGTCACCAGAGTGAGAAACCCAAACAAacccagtccagtcagtcaaCAGTTCAACAGATCACGAGAGTGAAAGCAGCTGAGGCTGTATTTTACAGTCAGAAAACAAATCACAGTTTCCACCTGAATTTACCAGGAGTTTATATTGTGTCCAATGAGTCCTTTCTGGTACATCCTCTATTAATGTAATTCATGTCATGTAATTACTATTTCAGTGTAAAGGTCTAACACAACTCTGTGTGTTTTACATGTTCAGTGTACTCAGTCAAGATGGGTTTTCCCCTCGGAGAACATTAACTAACTCAATACATGCTAAATGATGATCAATGACTctggcagtgagagagagagagagagtgatccaTCGTTTTTAGTTAAAGGAGAGCTGTTTGTATGACAGGAAAAGCCTTCTGAGAGATCTCTGTGTTGGGCACGTTGTCAGGGTGAATAGGTGATTAAACCATACAGGAATGTAACTGTtgttctagagagagagagagagagagagagagacagagagacagaaagagagagagagagagaNNNNNNNNNNNNNNNNNNNNNNNNNNNNNNNNNNNNNNNNNNNNNNNNNNNNNNNNNNNNNNNNNNNNNNNNNNNNNNNNNNNNNNNNNNNNNNNNNNNNaagtaaacacacacagacagatgttATGTTTTTCTATCCTTCTGGGGACCCTAAAAAGCTATTTCCATTTAAAAttatattttccctaacccctaacccctaacctataactctaaacctaacccgtaACCCTAAACGTAACCCTTATaataacccttatcctaacctgtaacccctgaacctaaccactaaccctttaccctttaccctaAACCTTATCCTAACCTGTAACCCCGAACCTAAccactaaaccctaaccctaattctagccctaaccgtaacccttataataacccttatcctaacctgtaaccctaacctaaccactaaaccctaaccctaagttTAACCCTAAccgcaaccctaaccctaatccaaacccctaagcttaaaatagccgTTGTCCTCATGGGAACGTATGAAATGGCCCCAGCAGAGAGcatattttccttgttttaccgTACATGTGGGGACTTCTGAGGATTTTATGTCCCCACAGGGGATAGGAGAACCAAGCCGCCCACCTGACTGTGGTGTCAACAGGGAGTTCCTGTTTGTTGTTGTCACTAGTACCAACAGAGGTGTGGTCATTCCCTGTATGTTATGAGGAGTGCTGACCGATACCACTAAAAAAGAAACTTAAAGTCATTATATATAAAACCAGCTATTACATTCCAGTCATTCTCCTATAGTTACACCACTACACAAGTTCAACTAATCTTTTTTCCCTGCGTGATAAGAAAGGTTTCTTGATAACCCAAAAAATGTAAATGACCTCAAACGTCATCGCTGATTGGCTGATCAGGGTTTGGGTTGGCGTCGACTGAAACACACAACTGACCTGTCTAACCACTCTTGGTTGTCTGTAAACTCTGAGGGCAAGCGGAGTACAGGTCACGCCTGTTAAACGTTGATCTCTACGGTGTTCCGCTCTGGTGGGTCCACAACGGTTTTGTTTTGGGGGATTCGTATGGTAAGACAGAGAGATATTAGAAGGACATACCATCGTTAGAACTGTCATCTCCAAGAGCAGCTTCacctttttttttggggggggggggggtggatttaGGACTGTATTTGAGTGGATTACTTTCCCTTGAAAAGTGGAAGCTGTGGAGAGTAAAGAAGACAAAAGCTGTTACAGAAGAGGGAGAGGTAAAGAGGTGTGAGGTAATGGCATCCGGATCTTCTCTACCAGAAGACAGATTCTCCTGTCCTATCTGCTGTGACATCTTCAAGGATCCTGTCATCCTGGCATGTGGCCACAGTTTCTGTAAAGTCTGTCAGCAGGAATACTGGGCAGATAAGAAACCTTGGAAATGTCCAGTTTGTAGGAGAAGATTTCCCATAGCTATGACTCTACCTCCTCGTAACCTGGCGTTAAATGACGCATGTGAGGCCTTCTTACAGGAGAGAAGCCGGAGAGCTTCATCtgggtctgagatacaggaggGGAGTCAGAGAACTTCATCtgggtctgagatacaggaggGGAGTCAGAGAACTTCCGCtgggtctgagatacaggaggGGAGTCAGAGAACTTCATCtgggtctgagatacaggaggGGAGTCAGAGAACTTCCGCtgggtctgagatacaggaggGGAGTCAGAGAACTTCATCtgggtctgagatacaggaggGGAGTCAGAGAACTTCATCtgggtctgagatacaggaggGGAGTCAGAGAACTTCATCtggctctgagatacaggagGGGAGTCAGAGAACTTCCGCtgggtctgagatacaggaggGGAGTCAGAGAACTTCATCtgggtctgagatacaggaggGGAGTCAGAGAACTTCCGCtgggtctgagatacaggaggGGAGTCAGAGAACTTCATCTGGCTCTGAGGTGCTCTGCAGTCTGCACAGTGAGAAATTCAAACTCTTCTGTCTGAAGGATAAACAGCCTATCTGCTTGGTGTGTCGAGATTCAAAGGTGCATCAATCTCACGACTGTGTCCCTGTAGATGAGGTTGTCCAGGATCTTAAGGAGGAACTCCACACTGCCCTGAAGCCTTTACAGAAGAACCTACAGGTCTTTAACGACGTTAAACTAACCTGTGATAAAACAGCAGAACACATTAAGAGACAGGTTcagcacacagagaaacagattAACAAGGAGTTTGAGAAGCTTCACCAGTTTCTACGAGATGAAGAGGCAGCCAGGATAGCTGcactgagggaggaagaggagcagaagAATCAGATGATGAAGAAGAAGATTGACGAGGTGAGCAGAAAGATATCATCACTTTCAGACGCAATCAGAACCATAGAGGAGGAACTGAAAGCTGAAGACATCTCGTTCCTGCAGAACTTCAAGACCACAAAGGAAAGATCCCAGTACTTACTACTGGATCCACAGCTGGTCTCAGGAGCTCTGATAGACAAGGCCAAACACCTGGGCAACCTGCAGTTCAGAGTCTGGGAGAAGATGCAGGGGATCCTCAAATACACTCCTGTGATTCTGGACCCCAACACTGCACATCCCAGTCTCTGTCTGACTGATGATCTGACCAGTGTGAGAAGACCAGGCACATCCCAGCAGTTCGTTAACAACCCAGAGCGATTTATGAGGTACACAAATGTTCTTGGCTCTGAGGGCTTCAGCTCAGGAATACACAGCTGGGAGCTGGAGGTGGGGGACCATCCCGACTGGGTTTTGGGCGTGGCTAAAGAGTCCATCGACAGGAAGCGGGAGCGTGATGCGACACCGAAGAATGGAATGTGGTGTATATCCCAGCACAGTGGGAAGTACATAGGAGGAGGAGGTGACATCATCGCTCTGAAGAGGAAGCCCCAGAGGATCAGAGTGCAGCTGGACAACAGCAGAGGGGAGGTGTCCTTCTACGACCCCAAATACATCACACCTATCTACACTCTTAAAGTCAGATTTACTGAGAGACTGTTCCCGTACTTTAATATTGGAAATGTGGCTAATGGCAGCAACCCTGGTATTCAGATCTGCCAATCAAAAGTGTCTCTGAAAGTGAAGTAATccctgtgcgtgtgtgcgtgtgtgtgcacgtgcgagTTAAACGTGTCAGTTCAGTGGACATTATCAGGAGGTCATTTTGGgggttaatataatacacagaatTTCTAGAAACTACATGACTGAAATATGCCTACGGTATGATCTTCCCTTTTAAGAATCAATTAAGAATACATTGTTTAAGAATCAATTAAAAATACATTCTATAAGAATCAATTAAGAATacattctttaagaatcaattaAGAATACATTCTTTGAGAATCAATTAAGAATACATTGTTTAAGAATCAATTAAGAATACATTGTTTAAGAATCAATTAAGAatatattctttaagaatcaattaaaaatacattctttaagaatcaattaAGAATACATTGTTTAAGAATCAATTAAGAatatattctttaagaatcaattaAGAATACATTGTTTAAGAATCAATTAAGACAGTGACGAGTTGTCTTACACGAGATCAATTAAGAATATATTGTTTAAGAATCAATTAAGAATACATTGTTTAAGAATCAATTAATAATacattctttaagaatcaattaTTAATCAATTAAGAATCaattctttaagaatcaattaAAAATACATTGTTTAAGAATCAATTAAGAATacattctttaagaatcaattaAGAATCaattctttaagaatcaattaagaatacattctttaagaatcaattaagaatacattctttaagaatcaattaagaatacattctttaagaatcaattaagaatacattctttaagaatcaattaTCCAGGGTGAATCATGGTTGTTATTCTTACAAGAGGAGTGTGCTGTATTGGAGAAGCTCACCATaaaaaaagttatttgtttcgAATGCAATGCATTTATGTGAAaaactgtatatttttttctgaTAAAAATAAACTTACTGTAAAACGATCTAATCTAATGCGGTGACTACTTTGTGATCTGAATAAGAGTTCTGTCAGATCAGGCTGTGTGGTGGACAGACGATTTGTTAACTTCTGTGTAGACTGACCTTGGatagacctgtcagtagtgttagacctGTCAGTGGTGTTAGACCTGTCAGTGGTGTTAGgcctgtcagtagtgttagacctGTCAGTGGTGTTAGACCTGTCAGTGGTGTTAGACCTGTCAGTGGTGTTAGgcctgtcagtagtgttagacctgtcagtggtgttagacctgtcagtggtgttagacctgtcagtagtgttagacctgtcagtggtgttagacctgtcagtagtgttagacctgtcagtagtgttagacctgtcagtggtgttagacctgtcagtagtgttagacctgtcagtagtgatagacctgtcagtagtgtcagacctgtcagtagtgttagacctgtcagtagtgatagacctgtcagtagtgttagacctgtcagtagtgttagacctgtcagtagtgttagacctgtcagtagtgttagacctgtcagtagtgttagacctgtcagtagtgttagacctgtcagtggtgatagacctgtcagtagtgttgacctgtcagtagtgttagacctGTCAGTGGTGTTAGACCTGTCCGTAGTGATAGACCTGTCAGTAGTGatagacctgtcagtagtgttacACCTGTCAGTGgtgttagacctgtcagtagtgttgacctgtcagtagtgttagacctgtcagtagtgttagacctgtcagtagtgatagacctgtcagtagtgttagacctgtcagtagtgttgacctgtcagtagtgatagacctgtcagtagtgttagacctgtcagtagtgttagacctGTCATTAGTGTTAGACCTGTCAGTGGTGTTAGACCTGTCATTAGTGTTAGACCTGTCAGTGgtgttagacctgtcagtagtgttagacctgtcagtagtgttagacccatcagtagtgttagacctgtcagtagtgttgacctgtcagtagtgttgacctgtcagtagtgttagacatgtcAGTAGTGATAGACCTGTCAGTGGTGTtgacctgtcagtagtgttagacatgtcAGTAGTGATAGACCTGTCAGTGGTGTtgacctgtcagtagtgttagacatgtcAGTAGTGATAGACCTAAAAGGAGTCCATctgatgtgtgtgtaaaatgtaaatgtgtcatgTCATTGAGACAGTTTTAAAACAGTATATCATTTAGACAGTTTTAAAACAGTATCTCATTCAGACAGTTTTAATACAGTATCTCATTTAGACAGTTTAAATACAGTATCTCATTTAGACAGTTTTAATACAGTATCTCATTTAGACAGTTTAAATACAGTATCTCATTTAGACAGTTTAAATACAGTATCTCATTTAGACAGTTTTAATACAGTATCTCATTTAGACAGTTTTAAAACAGTATCTCATTTAGACAGTTTAAATACAGTATCTAATTTAGACAGTTTAAATACAGTATCTCATTTAGACAGTTTAAATACAGTATCTCATTTAGACAGTTTTAATACAGTATATAATTTAGACAGTTTTAATACAGTATCTCATTTAGACAATTGTAATACAGTATCTCATTTAGACAGTTTTAATACAGTATCTCATTTAGACAGTTTTAATACAGTATCTCATTTAGACAATTTTAATACAGTTTCTCATTTAGACAGTTTTAATACAGTATATAATTTAGACAGTTTTAATACAGTATCTCATTTAGACAATTTTAATACAGTATCTCATTTAGACAGTTTTAAAACAGTATCTCATTTAGACAGTTTTAATACAGTATATAGTTTAGACAGTTTTAATACAGTATCTCATTTAGACAATTTTAATACAGTATCTCATTTAGACAGTTTTAATACAGTATCTCATTTAGACAGTTTTAATACAGTATCTCATTTAGACAATTTTAATACAGTTTCTCATTTAGACAGTTTTAATACAGTATATAATTTAGACAGTTTTAATACAGTATCTCATTTAGACAATTTTAATACAGTATCTCATTTAGACAGTTTTAATACAGTATCTCATTTAGACAATTTTAATACAGTTTCTCATTTAGACAGTTTTAATACAGTATATAATTTAGACAGTTTTAATACAGTATCTCATTTAGACAATTTTAATACAGTATCTCATTTAGACAGTTTTAATACAGTTTCTCATTTAGACAGTTTTAAAACAGTATCTCATGTTGTTTCTATGAACATATTTTCATAATTATCtccccttcctctgtctctctctctctctctctctacctctctctctctctctctctctctctctctctcctctctctctacctctctctctccacctctctctctctacctctctctctctctctctctctctctctctctctctctctctctctctctctctctctctctctctctctctctctctctctctctctctccctcccctccatccaCCAGGGTGCTGTGATAACCCCATCTATGGACCTCTCCATGCAGCCCTCCAGTATGATGGCTCCTATAACACAGCAGATTAACCACATGTCCCTGGGAAACACAGGAACCGTAAGTCCCTCTGACTGTAATCCTGCTGTGTCATCTATCACCCACCAGGTGTCCTTAGAGTTCTTTTAATAAGCTTTTGACACCTTGATGAACTCatttcctgacgatggctcacTGATATTCGTACTTGGCGACATCAACCTCCCGACGTCTGCCTTCGATTAATTTATTTTCAACTCCTTCCTTTTCCTCCTTGCCTCCTTGCCTCCTTGGCTCCTTGCCTAACTCTTTCCCAGTCCTCTCCTGCTTACAAGGTAATAGGcctgacctcatctttactagaggctgttctcctactaatctcactgtaacccccctccaggtctctgttctcctactaatctcactgtaacccccctccaggtctctgttctcctactaatctcactgtaaccccctccaggtctctgttctcctactaatctcactgtaacccccctccaggtctctgttctcctactaatctcactgtaacccccctccaggtctctgttc of Salvelinus alpinus chromosome 4, SLU_Salpinus.1, whole genome shotgun sequence contains these proteins:
- the LOC139572853 gene encoding E3 ubiquitin-protein ligase TRIM35-like — its product is MASGSSLPEDRFSCPICCDIFKDPVILACGHSFCKVCQQEYWADKKPWKCPVCRRRFPIAMTLPPRNLALNDACEAFLQERSRRASSGSEIQEGSQRTSSGSEIQEGSQRTSAGSEIQEGSQRTSSGSEIQEGSQRTSAGSEIQEGSQRTSSGSEIQEGSQRTSSGSEIQEGSQRTSSGSEIQEGSQRTSAGSEIQEGSQRTSSGSEIQEGSQRTSAGSEIQEGSQRTSSGSEVLCSLHSEKFKLFCLKDKQPICLVCRDSKVHQSHDCVPVDEVVQDLKEELHTALKPLQKNLQVFNDVKLTCDKTAEHIKRQVQHTEKQINKEFEKLHQFLRDEEAARIAALREEEEQKNQMMKKKIDEVSRKISSLSDAIRTIEEELKAEDISFLQNFKTTKERSQYLLLDPQLVSGALIDKAKHLGNLQFRVWEKMQGILKYTPVILDPNTAHPSLCLTDDLTSVRRPGTSQQFVNNPERFMRYTNVLGSEGFSSGIHSWELEVGDHPDWVLGVAKESIDRKRERDATPKNGMWCISQHSGKYIGGGGDIIALKRKPQRIRVQLDNSRGEVSFYDPKYITPIYTLKVRFTERLFPYFNIGNVANGSNPGIQICQSKVSLKVK